In Aerosakkonema funiforme FACHB-1375, the genomic window GGTAGAACTATCGGGCGATATTGATGCCTTGGATGCAGCGATCGAATGGATGCGATCGCAAGACATCACCGTTTCTTTAGCCAGCCGCGAAATTTTGATCGATGAAGATGTCTGCGTCCACTGCGGTTTGTGTACAGGCGTTTGTCCCACGGAAGCGCTCACTTTGGAACCGCAGACATTTAAGCTGATGTTCACGCGATCGCGCTGCATTGTCTGCGAACAGTGCATCCCCACTTGTCCCGTGCAAGCAATTTCCACTAATTTGTAATCTCAAATCGCTCCAACTACGGGGAAAGGCAGATGAAAGTCGAGTCTATTCCGATCAAAAACTTCAAGCGATTTGACCATCTTGAAGTTTCGTTCAAAAACCAAAGCCTCAACGACGTTAGCAAACGATTTCTGGTAGTTGGAGATAACGGTACTGGCAAGACAACTCTGCTGCAAGCGATCGCACTTCCACTAGCCCTAGCAACTAGACAAATTCAAAGTGTATCTGATTTTGATTGGTTAGGGTTTCTTCCCGGTCGCTATCAGCGCTGGGGACATCCGTACATTGAACTAGAAGTATCATTTGAAGATGAAGAAATTGAAGCCACACAAGCTGTAGCTAGAAGATGGTTGGATGCACAACCAGAACGCTTTGGAGTCGAACCCGGTGATAGCAATTCTGTCCAAATAATCCTAGATGGGGAAAGATGTCGTGCCAGAAATAGTCCAGAATATTTTCAGTTTTGGGGGCGATACTACGCCAGACAGTTATTGAAAACCGATCCATCTGTTCGTTCCGAATTCGCCAAACTTCCAGGTATTTTCTGGTTTGACCAATTTCGCAATCTCGGCTCAAATCCGCCTATAGAAGAAAATGGATATGGGTCGGAAAAGTCAGGAATTGGTAGAGTTTCCTTTGAATTGGGTGTAGCTCGCTTGCGTAAGTATCTTAATGGCTGGAAATTTGCCCAGCTTACTCATAGCTATCCCATTGACTACTTGATGCAATTGGAGAATCTTTACAAGAAAATCTTTCCGGGACGCTCCTTTGCTGGGGTAGAACCGATGCCCGGAATTGATTCACCAACACCAGAAGATTATTACTTTTTAATCAATGACGGACACCGCACCTACGACATTGTAGAAATGTCAGCAGGTGAACAATCGGTATTTCCTATCCTCTATGAATTTGTCCGGCAACAAATTGCTCGATCGGTTG contains:
- a CDS encoding NIL domain-containing protein, with the protein product MKKRVTLIFPKRAIQMPVAYRLARDFNVAANIIRAQVAPNQVGKLVVELSGDIDALDAAIEWMRSQDITVSLASREILIDEDVCVHCGLCTGVCPTEALTLEPQTFKLMFTRSRCIVCEQCIPTCPVQAISTNL
- a CDS encoding AAA family ATPase; the encoded protein is MKVESIPIKNFKRFDHLEVSFKNQSLNDVSKRFLVVGDNGTGKTTLLQAIALPLALATRQIQSVSDFDWLGFLPGRYQRWGHPYIELEVSFEDEEIEATQAVARRWLDAQPERFGVEPGDSNSVQIILDGERCRARNSPEYFQFWGRYYARQLLKTDPSVRSEFAKLPGIFWFDQFRNLGSNPPIEENGYGSEKSGIGRVSFELGVARLRKYLNGWKFAQLTHSYPIDYLMQLENLYKKIFPGRSFAGVEPMPGIDSPTPEDYYFLINDGHRTYDIVEMSAGEQSVFPILYEFVRQQIARSVVLIDEIDLNLHPPAAQLLVRQIPKIGQNCQFIFTTHSEAVSDIIGEDETYRLFGGALCL